One stretch of Acanthochromis polyacanthus isolate Apoly-LR-REF ecotype Palm Island chromosome 16, KAUST_Apoly_ChrSc, whole genome shotgun sequence DNA includes these proteins:
- the LOC110961822 gene encoding alpha-1-antitrypsin homolog — translation MRGIFANCVLAALLLAGTWADHHQNHHADFAFALYKNLNAKTQAGKNIFYSPLGISTALSMLSTGAGGDTHSQLFSTLGYGALNQSQVNEGFQHFFHMLGHSQENQKLDIGNAVVLRAGFNPSENFLKEIKDYYSGHIFNVDLIKPAEAVAEINAYISNKTHDRIKDMVKDLDQDMAMMLINYVYFKGEWEERFIKFLTRKADFHVDDTTKVQVDMMTGRGNYDIYNDADNHTTIIMVPYKGSTSMMIVLPDKGKMKEVEGYISKEHLRHWRNSVSQRSFLLYLPKFSISVAACLGDTLKELGITKAFEDNADFSGISDETMLKVSKVSHMASLSVTETGTEAAAVTIPQVMVVSALPHVVIDRPFLVFIMERSARSILFMGKISNPTLM, via the exons ATGCGTGGGATCTTTGCTAACTGTGTCCTGGCAGCACTGCTGCTGGCTGGAACCTGGGCagaccaccaccagaaccaccacgCTGACTTTGCCTTTGccctgtacaaaaacctgaatgCCAAGACTCAGGCCGGAAAGAACATCTTCTACTCACCACTGGGCATCTCCACCGCCCTGTCCATGCTGTCTACAGGGGCTGGAGGTGACACCCACAGCCAGCTGTTCTCCACTCTGGGCTACGGCGCCTTAAACCAGAGTCAGGTCAATGAAGGCTTCCAGCATTTTTTCCACATGCTTGGCCACAGCCAGGAGAACCAGAAGCTGGATATTGGTAACGCTGTTGTATTGCGCGCTGGTTTCAATCCTTCTGAGAATTTCTTGAAAGAAATCAAAGATTACTACTCCGGCCACATCTTCAATGTTGACTTAATCAAACCTGCTGAGGCTGTAGCCGAGATCAATGCGTACATCAGTAATAAAACCCATGACAGAATCAAAGATATGGTGAAGGACTTGGACCAGGACATGGCTATGATGctcattaactatgtctacttTAAAG GAGAATGGGAGGAGCGCTTCATCAAATTCTTGACACGCAAAGCAGACTTCCATGTGGACGACACCACCAAAGTTCAGGTGGACATGATGACAGGAAGAGGAAACTACGACATCTACAATGATGCTGACAACCACACTACCATCATCATGGTCCCGTACAAAGGAAGCACCTCCATGATGATCGTTCTGCCTGATAAAGGCAAGATGAAGGAGGTGGAGGGATACATCAGCAAGGAACACCTCAGACACTGGAGAAACTCAGTATCCCAGCG ctCATTTCTCTTGTATTTGCCAAAATTTTCCATCTCTGTTGCTGCTTGTCTGGGAGACACATTGAAAGAATTGGGCATAACCAAAGCTTTTGAGGACAATGCTGATTTCTCTGGGATATCGGATGAGACTATGCTCAAAGTCTCAAAG GTTTCCCACATGGCTTCGCTGAGTGTCACCGAGACGGGAACAGAGGCAGCAGCCGTCACCATCCCTCAGGTGATGGTAGTGAGCGCGCTACCACATGTCGTAATTGACCGGCCCTTCTTGGTTTTTATCATGGAGAGGTCCGCTAGGAGCATCCTCTTCATGGGCAAGATCAGTAACCCAACACTCATGTAA